The genomic DNA CAGGTCAGATAATAATAAATCCAATGAAAGTATCAACCAATAAAAAAGAAAATGGAAATATTATTTTAGAAATAACTGGAATAATTAACTACAATAAAGAATTTTTAGATACAAATATGTATGAAGTTATAACTAAAGAAAATGATTTAAAATTATATTTTTACTCAATAAAAAAATATAATAATAATGAAAAAGTTAAATTATATCTAACAGAAGAGTCAATATTAAAAGTGCTATAAGGAGAAAAATGAAAGATACTTTAATTAAAAAAATAAAGAATTATAAGAATATAATAATTGCTAAGCATGTATCTCCTGATTGAGACACTCAGGGTAGCGCGTATGGGCTTAAAGAAATTATTTTAGATAATTTTAAAAATAAAAATGTTTATGTTGTAGGAGAAAAACTTAATTTGGGTTTAAGAGAAGAATCTGAAGATGCTTTAACTGAGCAAGTAATAAGTGATTCTATTTTAATAACAGTGGATGTTGCAAATTTTGAAAGAGTAGATTTTTTATTTAAAAATATTGTCAAAGAAGTTTTTAAAATAGATCACCACTTAGAAGATGATGAATTTGGACAAAATAAAATTGTTGATTCAAGTGCAATTGCTTGTACTCAAGTCATAACTCTTTGGGCTTATAAAAATAAATTAAACATCTCAAAAAAAGCAGCTAGTTTTTTATACTATGGTTTAGTGACTGATTCTGGAAGATTTCTTTTTGAAAAAACAAATGGAGAAACTTTTCAAGCTGCAAAG from Spiroplasma endosymbiont of Cantharis nigra includes the following:
- a CDS encoding bifunctional oligoribonuclease/PAP phosphatase NrnA, which codes for MKDTLIKKIKNYKNIIIAKHVSPDWDTQGSAYGLKEIILDNFKNKNVYVVGEKLNLGLREESEDALTEQVISDSILITVDVANFERVDFLFKNIVKEVFKIDHHLEDDEFGQNKIVDSSAIACTQVITLWAYKNKLNISKKAASFLYYGLVTDSGRFLFEKTNGETFQAAKILSETGIKITDIYSDLFLKKIELAKWHNQAFGMAKFLEDNSIGIIKVEEKVFKKINLGDEEIKSALSTLGGIEEVKIWLMAYQTPGSDKIKISIRSRDFDINSVAKKYNGGGHKLASGAKISSWKELDKIVDDLSNLIKLKGK